A genomic region of Streptomyces sp. R33 contains the following coding sequences:
- a CDS encoding FAD-binding oxidoreductase, with the protein MGTSTVPVRLDDSAYHELARSFRGSLVRAGDAPYEERRRIWNGAIDRHPALIAPCTGSADVVAALKWAVETGAPVAVRSGGHSFPGHSVCDGGVVIDLSALKEVRVDPEARTVRVQAGVLLGELDAATQPFGLAVPSGIVTHTGVAGLTLGGGIGWLSRKYGLSVDQLLSVDLVTAAGDRITASASHEPELFWGMRGAGGNFGIVTEFTFRLNPVGPTVLAGPVMWPVEDSAQVLGRYREWIAQVPDELTTIVVHRKVPPLPAIPPELYGRRVVMVIGCWVGEVAAGEEVMRPMREFGRPLLDLCRPKPYLAHQAMFDASFPHGWWYYFRGCGLDRLADGVVETMAEYAGRIDSPQSGFPLFQLGGAVARVGEDDTAAGGRELGHMLNINGITKTPEGFAEECGWVREFWSALEPYHAGVYVNFLMDEGEQRIRQAYGARERKLDRLRALKTEWDPGNVFRLNQNIPPAARTAA; encoded by the coding sequence ATGGGTACCTCGACTGTGCCGGTCCGGCTGGACGACTCCGCGTACCACGAGCTGGCGCGTTCCTTCAGGGGCAGCCTGGTGCGGGCCGGGGACGCCCCGTACGAGGAGCGTCGGCGGATCTGGAACGGTGCGATCGACCGGCATCCCGCCCTGATCGCGCCCTGCACCGGTTCGGCCGATGTGGTGGCGGCGCTGAAGTGGGCGGTGGAGACGGGCGCGCCGGTCGCGGTGCGCAGCGGCGGGCACAGTTTCCCCGGGCATTCGGTCTGCGACGGCGGCGTGGTGATCGACCTGTCGGCGCTGAAGGAGGTCCGGGTGGACCCCGAGGCCCGTACGGTCCGGGTCCAGGCGGGGGTGCTGCTCGGCGAGCTGGACGCGGCGACGCAGCCGTTCGGGCTGGCGGTGCCGTCGGGGATCGTGACGCACACGGGCGTTGCGGGGCTCACCCTCGGCGGCGGGATCGGCTGGCTGAGCCGCAAGTACGGGCTGAGCGTGGACCAGCTGCTGTCGGTCGACCTGGTCACGGCGGCCGGGGACCGGATCACGGCGAGCGCGTCGCACGAGCCGGAGCTGTTCTGGGGGATGCGCGGGGCGGGCGGCAATTTCGGGATCGTCACGGAGTTCACGTTCCGGCTGAACCCGGTCGGCCCGACCGTGCTGGCCGGGCCGGTGATGTGGCCGGTGGAGGATTCGGCGCAGGTGCTGGGCCGCTACCGGGAGTGGATCGCGCAGGTGCCCGACGAGCTGACGACGATCGTCGTCCACCGCAAGGTCCCGCCGCTGCCGGCGATCCCGCCGGAGCTGTACGGCCGGCGCGTGGTGATGGTGATCGGCTGCTGGGTGGGGGAGGTGGCGGCCGGGGAGGAAGTGATGCGGCCGATGCGGGAGTTCGGTCGGCCACTGCTCGATCTGTGCCGGCCGAAGCCGTACCTGGCCCACCAGGCGATGTTCGACGCGTCGTTCCCGCACGGCTGGTGGTACTACTTCCGGGGCTGCGGCCTCGACCGGCTCGCCGACGGGGTCGTGGAGACGATGGCCGAGTACGCGGGGCGGATCGACTCGCCGCAGAGCGGGTTCCCGCTGTTCCAGCTGGGCGGTGCGGTCGCCCGGGTCGGCGAGGACGACACGGCGGCGGGCGGGCGGGAGCTGGGCCACATGCTCAACATCAACGGGATCACGAAGACGCCGGAGGGGTTCGCCGAGGAGTGCGGGTGGGTCCGTGAGTTCTGGTCGGCGCTGGAGCCGTACCACGCGGGTGTGTACGTGAACTTCCTGATGGACGAGGGCGAGCAGCGGATCCGCCAGGCCTACGGTGCGCGGGAGCGGAAGCTGGACCGGCTGCGGGCGCTGAAGACCGAGTGGGACCCGGGGAACGTGTTCCGCCTCAACCAGAACATCCCGCCGGCGGCCCGGACCGCCGCCTAG
- a CDS encoding Mut7-C RNAse domain-containing protein, whose amino-acid sequence MNGPGIQLTLAPELRLFAPPSRRAERVPTATDGASSLGHVVESAGVPLTEVGRLLVDGREVPVSYVPSAGQSVEVFGVERPQHVPGAPPLRFLLDVHLGTLARRLRLLGVDAAYENEDIGDPALATRSAAEQRVLLSRDRGLLRRRELFAGAYVYSDNPDEQLRDVLGRFAPALAPWTRCTACNGPLRNADKESVGDRLESGTHRSYDVFAQCTACERVYWRGAHHARLERIVSEAVEEFGGVATP is encoded by the coding sequence GTGAACGGACCCGGCATTCAGCTCACCCTCGCCCCCGAACTACGCCTGTTCGCCCCGCCCAGCCGGCGCGCCGAACGCGTACCGACCGCCACCGACGGCGCCTCCAGCCTCGGCCACGTCGTCGAATCGGCCGGCGTCCCGCTCACCGAGGTCGGCCGGCTCCTCGTCGACGGCCGTGAGGTGCCCGTCTCCTACGTGCCCAGCGCCGGGCAGTCCGTCGAGGTCTTCGGCGTCGAGCGCCCCCAGCACGTCCCCGGCGCCCCGCCGCTGCGCTTCCTCCTCGACGTCCACCTCGGCACCCTCGCCCGCCGCCTGCGCCTGCTCGGCGTGGACGCCGCGTACGAGAACGAGGACATCGGCGACCCCGCCCTCGCCACCCGCTCCGCCGCCGAACAGCGCGTCCTGCTCTCCCGCGACCGCGGACTGCTGCGCCGCCGCGAGCTCTTCGCCGGCGCGTACGTCTACAGCGACAACCCCGACGAGCAACTGCGCGACGTCCTCGGCCGGTTCGCCCCCGCCCTCGCGCCGTGGACCCGCTGCACCGCCTGCAACGGGCCGCTGCGCAACGCCGACAAGGAAAGCGTCGGCGACCGCCTCGAGAGCGGCACGCACCGCTCGTACGACGTTTTCGCCCAGTGCACGGCGTGCGAGCGCGTCTACTGGCGCGGCGCCCACCACGCCCGCCTGGAGCGGATCGTCAGTGAGGCCGTGGAGGAATTCGGCGGCGTGGCCACGCCGTAG
- a CDS encoding YnfA family protein: protein MLIARSAALFALAALLEIGGAWLVWQGVREHKGWAWIGAGVIALGLYGFVATLQPQGDFARILAAYGGVFVAGSLVWGMAADGYRPDRWDIAGALVCLAGMAVIMYAPRGR from the coding sequence ATGCTGATCGCCCGCTCCGCCGCCCTGTTCGCCCTCGCCGCGCTCCTCGAGATCGGCGGCGCGTGGCTCGTCTGGCAGGGCGTCCGCGAGCACAAGGGCTGGGCCTGGATCGGCGCCGGCGTCATCGCCCTCGGCCTCTACGGCTTCGTCGCCACCCTGCAGCCCCAGGGCGACTTCGCCCGCATCCTCGCCGCGTACGGCGGAGTCTTCGTCGCCGGCTCCCTCGTGTGGGGCATGGCCGCCGACGGCTACCGACCCGACCGCTGGGACATCGCCGGCGCCCTCGTCTGCCTCGCCGGCATGGCGGTGATCATGTACGCCCCGCGCGGCCGCTGA
- a CDS encoding SDR family NAD(P)-dependent oxidoreductase: MSTAATRTAVVTGASSGIGAATARRLADAGYHVVLTARRKDRIEALAAELTAGGHLATAHALDVTDRPAVDAFAASLDRCDVLVNNAGGAIGAEPVATGDPADWRTMYEVNVIGTLNLTQALLPALVASGDGTVVVLSSTAGHSTYEGGAGYVAAKNGARVLAETLRLEIVGQPVRVIEIAPGMVKTEEFAKTRFRGDAEKAEKVYAGVAAPLTADDVADTITWAVTRPSHVNIDLLVVRPRAQASNTKVHRDL, translated from the coding sequence ATGAGCACGGCCGCCACCCGAACCGCCGTAGTCACCGGCGCGAGCAGCGGCATCGGCGCGGCCACCGCCCGCCGGCTCGCCGACGCCGGCTACCACGTCGTCCTCACGGCCCGCCGCAAGGACCGCATCGAGGCCCTCGCCGCGGAGCTCACGGCAGGCGGCCACTTGGCCACGGCCCACGCCCTCGACGTCACCGACCGGCCCGCCGTCGACGCCTTCGCGGCCTCCCTCGACCGCTGTGACGTCCTCGTCAACAACGCCGGCGGCGCCATCGGAGCCGAGCCCGTCGCCACCGGCGACCCCGCCGACTGGCGCACCATGTACGAGGTCAACGTCATCGGCACGCTCAACCTCACCCAGGCCCTGCTCCCCGCCCTCGTCGCCTCCGGCGACGGCACGGTCGTGGTCCTCTCCTCCACCGCCGGGCACTCCACGTACGAGGGCGGCGCCGGCTACGTCGCCGCCAAGAACGGCGCCCGCGTCCTGGCCGAGACCCTCCGCCTGGAGATCGTCGGCCAGCCCGTCCGCGTCATCGAGATCGCCCCGGGCATGGTGAAGACCGAGGAATTCGCCAAGACCCGCTTCCGCGGTGACGCCGAGAAGGCCGAGAAGGTCTACGCGGGCGTCGCGGCCCCCCTCACCGCCGACGACGTGGCCGACACCATCACCTGGGCCGTGACCCGCCCCAGCCACGTCAACATCGACCTCCTGGTGGTCCGCCCCCGAGCCCAGGCCTCGAACACCAAGGTCCACCGCGACCTCTAG
- a CDS encoding RtcB family protein, with translation MSYVEVPGAKVPIRMWADPASVEAGAMQQLHNVATLPWIKGLAVMPDVHYGKGATVGSVIAMKDAVCPAAVGVDIGCGMSAVKTSLTANDLPGDLSKLRSKIEQAIPVGAGLHKEAVDPSRLYGFSETGYADLWERFDYVADAVKFRQDRAVRQIGTLGSGNHFIEFCLDQSGSVWLMLHSGSRGIGNELAAHHIGVARGLAHNQNLVDRDLAVFLAATPEMEAYRNDLFWAQEYAKYNRAAMMSLFKEVIRREFRKAKVSFDREISCHHNYVAEERYDGMDLLVTRKGAIRAGSGDYGIIPGSMGTGSYIVKGLGNEKSFNSASHGAGRKMSRTAAKKRFSARDLADQTKGVECRKDSGVVDEIPGAYKSIEQVIDQQTDLVEVVAKLKQVICIKG, from the coding sequence ATGTCGTATGTAGAGGTACCGGGAGCGAAGGTCCCGATCCGGATGTGGGCCGACCCGGCGTCGGTCGAGGCCGGCGCGATGCAGCAGCTGCACAACGTCGCCACCCTTCCGTGGATCAAGGGCCTGGCGGTCATGCCGGACGTCCACTACGGCAAGGGCGCGACGGTCGGCTCGGTGATCGCGATGAAGGACGCGGTCTGTCCGGCGGCGGTGGGGGTGGACATCGGCTGCGGCATGTCGGCGGTGAAGACGTCCCTGACGGCGAACGACCTCCCGGGGGACCTGTCCAAGCTCCGCTCGAAGATCGAGCAGGCGATCCCGGTGGGCGCGGGGCTGCACAAGGAGGCAGTCGACCCGTCCAGGCTGTACGGCTTCTCGGAGACGGGGTACGCGGACCTGTGGGAGCGCTTCGACTACGTCGCCGATGCGGTCAAATTCCGTCAGGACCGTGCTGTGAGGCAGATCGGAACGCTCGGATCCGGAAACCATTTCATCGAATTCTGTCTTGATCAGTCGGGTTCGGTCTGGCTGATGCTGCACTCCGGCTCCCGGGGCATCGGCAACGAGCTCGCCGCGCACCACATCGGCGTGGCCCGGGGCCTGGCGCACAACCAGAACCTGGTCGACCGGGACCTGGCCGTGTTCCTCGCCGCGACCCCGGAGATGGAGGCGTACCGCAACGACCTCTTCTGGGCGCAGGAGTACGCCAAGTACAACCGCGCGGCGATGATGAGCCTGTTCAAGGAGGTCATCCGCCGGGAGTTCCGGAAGGCGAAGGTCTCCTTCGATCGCGAGATCAGCTGCCACCACAACTACGTGGCGGAGGAACGGTACGACGGCATGGACCTGCTGGTCACGCGCAAGGGCGCGATCCGTGCCGGCAGCGGTGACTACGGGATCATCCCGGGCTCCATGGGGACGGGCTCGTACATCGTGAAGGGCCTCGGCAACGAGAAGTCCTTCAACTCGGCCTCGCACGGCGCGGGCCGGAAGATGAGCCGGACGGCCGCGAAGAAGCGCTTCTCGGCGCGCGACCTGGCGGATCAGACCAAGGGCGTCGAGTGCCGCAAGGACTCGGGCGTGGTCGACGAGATCCCGGGCGCCTACAAGTCGATCGAGCAGGTCATCGACCAGCAGACGGACCTCGTCGAGGTCGTGGCCAAGCTCAAGCAGGTCATCTGCATCAAGGGCTGA
- a CDS encoding DUF3558 domain-containing protein: MQRKAVLRRRRVLPGIAMLTAVMAGLAGLTGCTSGNGVGDDTDSKAGDSSPAPAPAGKYRSLPAPCRAADGKRLKAMLPAADSLTDVQRTQLYAGTADTSYDGDRHVGCRWTAQTPEETRLLSVGFERVVSYDRTLMSDDDKTRQVYVRRLTDAHLPFPGPSPSPTTGTTTSPAPSAPPAASAPPPTGQSPSPATGSPSAPPPELGSRVIEGLGTEAFLEDKLSAAGASAAQARTVRIVFRTSNVIVTVEYSVQPALPGTVPASPETQDKARQLAQALVERFNN; this comes from the coding sequence GTGCAGCGCAAGGCGGTACTGCGACGCCGAAGAGTCCTGCCGGGCATCGCGATGCTCACCGCAGTCATGGCCGGGCTCGCCGGCCTGACCGGGTGCACCAGCGGCAACGGCGTCGGGGACGACACCGACTCCAAGGCGGGCGACAGCAGCCCCGCCCCCGCGCCGGCCGGCAAGTACCGCAGCCTGCCCGCGCCGTGCAGGGCCGCCGACGGCAAGCGCCTCAAGGCCATGCTCCCGGCCGCGGACAGCCTCACCGACGTACAGCGCACGCAGCTGTACGCCGGCACCGCGGACACCTCGTACGACGGCGACCGGCACGTCGGCTGCCGCTGGACGGCGCAGACGCCCGAGGAGACGCGGCTGCTGTCGGTCGGCTTCGAGCGCGTCGTCTCGTACGACCGGACGCTCATGAGCGACGACGACAAGACGCGGCAGGTGTACGTGCGCCGGCTGACGGACGCGCACCTGCCGTTCCCGGGCCCCTCGCCGAGCCCCACCACCGGTACGACCACCAGCCCCGCCCCCTCCGCCCCGCCGGCCGCGAGCGCTCCTCCGCCGACGGGGCAGTCGCCGTCGCCCGCCACCGGCAGCCCCTCCGCGCCGCCGCCCGAGCTCGGCTCCCGCGTCATCGAGGGGCTCGGGACCGAGGCGTTCCTCGAGGACAAGCTGAGTGCGGCCGGCGCCAGCGCGGCGCAGGCGCGGACCGTACGGATTGTGTTCCGCACCTCGAACGTCATCGTCACGGTCGAGTACAGCGTGCAGCCCGCGCTGCCCGGCACGGTCCCGGCGAGCCCCGAAACCCAGGACAAGGCACGGCAGTTGGCGCAGGCTCTCGTCGAGCGTTTCAACAACTGA
- a CDS encoding DUF3558 family protein, with product MHRSASRLTRVLACAAVPVILTVAGCSSDSGKDSGSGGDKKPGASSSAKPSGKASATLEKAAFATLPDPCKSIQTATVDTLVPEAKDKNGTATKSNDLTTRASCSWNGLDEDGLKGSQYRWLSISLVRYDSHASLGSANKRAEEQFNKQVETAKAAEGAHDVKVEQAGGIGDQASSVVYGVKKDVDFFNTTIVARTQNVVITLDYNGAAYEGAGAPDQAKLLENAIAAAKETVASVGTANQQQKQPEQQASPSAQ from the coding sequence ATGCACCGATCAGCCTCGCGCCTCACTCGCGTTCTCGCCTGCGCAGCCGTCCCGGTGATCCTCACCGTCGCCGGCTGCTCGTCCGACTCGGGCAAGGACTCGGGTTCGGGCGGCGACAAGAAGCCCGGCGCGTCCTCGTCCGCCAAGCCGAGCGGCAAGGCGTCGGCCACGCTCGAGAAGGCGGCGTTCGCGACGCTGCCCGACCCGTGCAAGTCGATCCAGACCGCGACCGTCGACACCCTCGTCCCGGAGGCGAAGGACAAGAACGGCACGGCGACGAAGTCGAACGATCTGACCACCCGCGCCAGCTGCTCGTGGAACGGTCTGGACGAGGACGGCCTGAAGGGCTCGCAGTACCGCTGGCTGTCGATCTCCCTGGTCCGCTACGACTCGCACGCCTCGCTCGGCAGCGCGAACAAGCGCGCCGAGGAGCAGTTCAACAAGCAGGTCGAGACCGCGAAGGCGGCCGAGGGCGCGCACGACGTGAAGGTCGAGCAGGCGGGCGGCATCGGCGACCAGGCGTCGTCGGTGGTGTACGGCGTGAAGAAGGACGTCGACTTCTTCAACACGACGATCGTGGCGCGCACGCAGAACGTCGTGATCACGCTCGACTACAACGGTGCGGCGTACGAGGGTGCGGGCGCTCCGGATCAGGCCAAGCTGCTCGAGAACGCGATCGCGGCGGCGAAGGAGACGGTGGCCTCGGTCGGCACCGCCAACCAGCAGCAGAAGCAGCCTGAGCAGCAGGCTTCTCCCTCCGCGCAGTAG
- a CDS encoding DUF2637 domain-containing protein, translated as MQLTRTHRILIGVVVAGAVVIAGIGFAGSYAAVRALALQKGFGSFSLVFPIGIDAGICVLLALDLLLTWIRIPFPLLRQTAWLLTAATIAFNGAAAWPDPLGVGMHAVIPILFVVTVEAARHAVGRIADITADRHMEGVRITRWLLSPVPTFKLWRRMKLWELRSYEQAVGMEQDRLIYQARLQARYGRAWRRKAPVEALMPLRLARIGVPLSQTAPEGLAAAGIDPMLLPPAAAAIATGSAVPASSAPALEAGAAALTGAGAAGQAGAGAGIAGRPGGAEGQAGFAGAAAGVAGRPGLPGGVPAQAGVPVGAAGQPGLAGAAAGFPGQAGPPGGAGGPAGQAAPQAPATAYAPGAEPHPGSGAEPRLREGAGRGTAPQGHTPLPFAVDPTAMPAAHDSAWFAAPLAPQAAYEGGYNPQYVEGLEPTPVMPPTGPDEDVPQQEQLPVPPAADDDDSASDSDSGFDQVKFNEAAYEVFRSYLDEHSDFPTPEQVDIHLSDRHGIDHPRSSSMIRKLMPGLKLRYQRELENEHIA; from the coding sequence ATGCAGCTGACTCGTACGCACCGGATACTCATCGGCGTCGTGGTCGCAGGAGCCGTGGTCATCGCGGGGATCGGTTTCGCGGGCTCGTACGCCGCGGTCCGCGCGCTCGCCCTGCAGAAGGGGTTCGGGAGCTTCTCGCTGGTGTTCCCGATCGGCATCGACGCGGGCATCTGTGTGCTGCTGGCGCTCGACCTGCTGCTGACGTGGATCCGGATCCCGTTCCCGCTGCTGCGCCAGACGGCGTGGCTGCTGACCGCGGCGACGATCGCGTTCAACGGCGCGGCGGCCTGGCCGGACCCGCTGGGCGTGGGCATGCACGCCGTGATCCCGATCCTGTTCGTGGTCACGGTGGAGGCGGCCCGGCACGCGGTGGGCCGGATCGCGGACATCACCGCGGACCGGCACATGGAGGGCGTGCGCATCACGCGCTGGCTCCTCTCCCCCGTCCCCACGTTCAAGCTCTGGCGCCGGATGAAGCTGTGGGAGCTGCGGTCGTACGAGCAGGCGGTCGGCATGGAGCAGGACCGGCTGATCTACCAGGCGCGGCTTCAGGCCCGGTACGGGCGGGCCTGGCGCCGCAAGGCCCCGGTGGAGGCGCTGATGCCGCTCCGGCTGGCCCGGATCGGCGTCCCCCTCTCCCAGACGGCCCCGGAGGGCCTGGCGGCGGCGGGCATCGACCCGATGCTGCTGCCCCCGGCGGCCGCGGCCATCGCGACGGGCTCGGCGGTCCCGGCGTCCTCGGCTCCGGCTCTGGAGGCGGGCGCGGCGGCCCTGACGGGCGCCGGCGCGGCGGGCCAGGCGGGCGCCGGCGCCGGTATCGCGGGCCGGCCGGGCGGAGCCGAAGGCCAGGCAGGCTTTGCCGGCGCAGCCGCAGGTGTCGCGGGCCGGCCGGGCCTGCCCGGCGGGGTGCCCGCCCAGGCGGGCGTGCCGGTCGGGGCCGCAGGCCAGCCCGGCCTTGCCGGCGCAGCCGCAGGCTTCCCCGGCCAGGCGGGCCCGCCCGGTGGAGCCGGCGGCCCTGCGGGCCAGGCCGCGCCGCAGGCGCCGGCCACGGCCTACGCCCCCGGGGCGGAGCCCCACCCGGGGTCCGGGGCGGAGCCCCGGTTGCGGGAAGGGGCGGGTAGGGGAACAGCCCCGCAGGGCCACACCCCGCTCCCCTTCGCGGTCGACCCGACGGCCATGCCCGCCGCCCACGACAGCGCCTGGTTCGCCGCCCCCCTGGCCCCGCAGGCCGCGTACGAGGGCGGGTACAACCCCCAGTACGTCGAGGGCCTGGAGCCGACCCCGGTCATGCCCCCGACCGGCCCGGACGAGGACGTTCCGCAGCAGGAGCAGCTCCCCGTACCGCCCGCCGCCGATGACGACGATTCCGCTTCCGACTCGGACTCCGGCTTCGACCAGGTCAAGTTCAACGAGGCGGCCTACGAGGTGTTCCGCTCGTACCTCGACGAGCACTCCGACTTCCCGACCCCGGAGCAGGTGGACATACACCTCTCGGACCGCCACGGGATCGACCACCCGCGCAGCTCCTCGATGATCCGCAAGCTCATGCCGGGCCTGAAGCTGCGCTACCAGCGCGAGCTGGAGAACGAGCACATCGCGTAG
- the lysS gene encoding lysine--tRNA ligase: MAQSAQSSTETDWVSRFADEVIAEAERRAPGKAVVVASGLSPSGPIHLGNLREVMTPHLVADEIRRRGFEVRHLISWDDYDRYRKVPAGVPGIDESWAQHIGKPLTSVPAPAGSAYPNWAEHFKAAFVEALAEMGVEYDPISQTEQYTSGAYREQVLFAMKHRGDIDAVLDQYRTKQKPGGKKPQQKQVDEAELEAAEGSGAAAEDDGSSAEGGYFPYKPYCGRCGKDFTKVTSYDDESTEMTYVCTEDEFTETVKLSEFNRGKLVWKVDWPMRWAFEGVIFEPSGVDHSSPGSSFQVGGQIVHIFGGEQPIGPMYAFVGISGMAKMSSSKGGVPTPADALKIMEPQLLRWLYARRRPNQSFKIAFDQEIQRLYDEWDKLEAKVADGSVLPADAAAHTRAVRVASHELPRTPRPLPYRTLASVADITAGHDEQTLRILADLDPSQPLTSLDEVRPRLDRAENWITTQVPADQRTLVREEPDTALLSSLDDEGRESLRLLVDGLDSHWSLDGLTTLVYGVPKVMAGLEPDAKPTPELKVAQRSFFALLYRLLVTRETGPRLPTLLLAVGADRVRKLLAA; encoded by the coding sequence GTGGCTCAGAGCGCCCAGAGCAGCACCGAGACCGACTGGGTCTCCCGTTTCGCGGACGAGGTCATCGCCGAGGCGGAGCGCCGAGCCCCGGGCAAAGCCGTCGTCGTCGCGTCCGGACTCTCCCCCTCCGGCCCGATCCACCTGGGCAACCTCCGCGAGGTCATGACCCCGCACCTGGTCGCCGACGAGATCCGCCGCCGCGGCTTCGAGGTCCGTCACCTCATCTCCTGGGACGACTACGACCGCTACCGCAAGGTCCCGGCCGGCGTCCCCGGCATCGACGAGTCCTGGGCGCAGCACATCGGCAAGCCCCTGACCTCCGTGCCCGCCCCGGCCGGTTCCGCGTACCCGAACTGGGCCGAGCACTTCAAGGCCGCCTTCGTCGAGGCCCTGGCCGAGATGGGCGTCGAGTACGACCCGATCAGCCAGACCGAGCAGTACACCTCCGGCGCGTACCGCGAGCAGGTCCTGTTCGCGATGAAGCACCGCGGCGACATCGACGCCGTCCTCGACCAGTACCGCACCAAGCAGAAGCCGGGCGGCAAGAAGCCCCAGCAGAAGCAGGTCGACGAGGCCGAGCTCGAGGCCGCCGAGGGTTCCGGCGCCGCCGCCGAGGACGACGGCAGCAGCGCCGAGGGCGGGTACTTCCCGTACAAGCCGTACTGCGGCCGGTGCGGCAAGGACTTCACCAAGGTCACCTCGTACGACGACGAGTCGACCGAGATGACGTACGTCTGCACCGAGGACGAGTTCACCGAGACCGTCAAGCTCAGCGAGTTCAACCGCGGCAAGCTGGTCTGGAAGGTCGACTGGCCGATGCGCTGGGCCTTTGAGGGCGTGATCTTCGAGCCCTCGGGCGTCGACCACTCCTCGCCCGGCTCGTCCTTCCAGGTCGGCGGCCAGATCGTGCACATCTTCGGCGGCGAGCAGCCGATCGGACCGATGTACGCGTTCGTCGGCATCAGCGGCATGGCCAAGATGTCGTCCAGCAAGGGCGGGGTCCCGACCCCGGCCGACGCGCTGAAGATCATGGAGCCGCAGCTGCTGCGCTGGCTGTACGCGCGCCGCAGGCCCAACCAGTCCTTCAAGATCGCCTTCGACCAGGAGATCCAGCGGCTCTACGACGAGTGGGACAAGCTCGAGGCCAAGGTCGCCGACGGCTCCGTCCTGCCGGCCGACGCCGCCGCGCACACCCGCGCCGTACGCGTCGCCTCGCACGAGCTGCCGCGCACCCCGCGCCCGCTGCCGTACCGGACCCTCGCGTCGGTCGCGGACATCACCGCCGGCCATGACGAGCAGACCCTGCGCATCCTGGCCGACCTGGACCCGTCGCAGCCGCTGACCTCGCTGGACGAGGTACGGCCGCGCCTGGACCGCGCCGAGAACTGGATCACCACCCAGGTCCCGGCCGACCAGCGGACCCTCGTACGCGAGGAGCCCGACACCGCGCTGCTGTCCTCCCTGGACGACGAGGGCCGCGAGTCGCTGCGGCTGCTCGTGGACGGGCTGGACTCGCACTGGTCGCTCGACGGGCTCACCACGCTCGTCTACGGCGTGCCGAAGGTGATGGCGGGCCTGGAGCCCGACGCCAAGCCCACCCCCGAGCTCAAGGTCGCACAGCGCTCGTTCTTCGCGCTGCTGTATCGCCTGCTCGTGACGCGGGAGACCGGGCCGCGCCTGCCCACGCTGCTCCTCGCCGTGGGCGCGGACCGGGTGCGCAAGCTGCTCGCCGCCTGA